One region of Pseudomonas sp. B21-040 genomic DNA includes:
- a CDS encoding lipoyl protein ligase domain-containing protein: MSRIWRLSIEAGLEAERQLLDRVYAGEEEWGLLLWRPSDSALVMPRRLSRLAGFTAADISCTALGWPIALRDTGGEPVPQSSAVLNVALAYVVPLEDDEQARIETAYLRLCEPICQWLRGMGLLPGLGEVPGAFCDGRFNVTLARRKLVGTAQRWCRRTADNRLVVLVHGAILLEDQREPMVDVVNRFYQSCGLEQRCRASSHVALDEWLTSTWDTAQSLANWFELPWEAWSPRKESGNLKALY; this comes from the coding sequence ATGAGCAGGATCTGGCGCCTCAGTATCGAGGCCGGCCTGGAGGCTGAGCGGCAGTTGCTCGACCGTGTGTACGCCGGAGAGGAGGAGTGGGGGTTGCTGCTATGGCGACCCTCCGACTCAGCCTTGGTGATGCCACGCAGGCTGAGCAGGCTTGCGGGGTTCACGGCGGCAGATATCAGCTGTACTGCCCTGGGCTGGCCGATTGCATTGCGCGACACGGGCGGCGAGCCGGTGCCGCAATCATCGGCGGTACTCAATGTAGCCTTGGCCTATGTCGTGCCACTGGAAGATGACGAACAGGCGCGAATAGAAACCGCATATTTACGACTCTGCGAGCCCATCTGCCAGTGGTTGCGTGGCATGGGGTTGCTGCCGGGCCTCGGTGAGGTCCCAGGAGCATTCTGTGACGGCCGGTTCAATGTCACCCTGGCCCGACGCAAGCTGGTGGGGACGGCCCAGCGTTGGTGCCGCCGTACAGCAGATAACCGACTGGTGGTCCTGGTCCATGGGGCGATCCTGCTTGAAGACCAGCGTGAGCCTATGGTCGATGTGGTCAATCGTTTCTACCAGAGTTGCGGTCTGGAGCAACGGTGCCGCGCTTCCAGTCACGTGGCTCTGGATGAGTGGTTGACCTCTACTTGGGATACAGCGCAAAGCCTTGCGAACTGGTTTGAGTTGCCTTGGGAGGCTTGGTCACCCAGAAAGGAATCTGGCAATTTGAAAGCCCTTTATTGA
- a CDS encoding DMT family transporter gives MTLGLLAAIAATFSWSLLYIFPGLVGDYSLFDLAVVSYAFAGLGSLLVLFVYRSEVRQLRLSDWACAALLGFLGYIGYFFLITTAVLAAGPVIPPVMMGSVPIVLAIAGNMRSSSVPWRAIAGPLVVAALGISLVNLSVFDFSSATVVRPAASILLGLLASLLAIGFWTGFGLLNESALAQRPNMSPMLWSAMLIFMCSVEMLAFVPVGLYLKLSHFASHPSGLAGTQALIVCGLIQGLGATLAGAWAWSIATRRLPLALSGQLIASETLYATALGLLINQRWPSPMEALGTGLLFVGVVWAIHAFYRRQARLETHGGITDLS, from the coding sequence ATGACCCTAGGCTTATTAGCGGCCATTGCCGCCACTTTTTCCTGGTCGCTGCTCTACATCTTTCCGGGGCTAGTCGGCGATTACAGCCTTTTCGATTTGGCGGTGGTGAGTTACGCCTTTGCCGGTTTAGGTAGCCTGCTAGTGCTGTTTGTTTACCGTAGCGAAGTGCGGCAGTTGCGACTGAGCGACTGGGCCTGCGCCGCACTGCTGGGCTTCTTAGGATACATCGGCTACTTCTTCCTGATCACCACTGCGGTCTTGGCAGCTGGGCCGGTGATCCCTCCGGTGATGATGGGGTCAGTACCGATCGTGCTCGCGATTGCCGGCAATATGCGAAGCTCCAGCGTGCCCTGGCGCGCCATTGCCGGGCCGCTGGTGGTGGCGGCATTGGGCATAAGTTTGGTCAACCTGAGCGTGTTTGATTTTAGCAGCGCGACGGTTGTGCGCCCGGCAGCTTCGATACTGCTTGGGCTGCTCGCATCGTTGCTGGCAATCGGTTTTTGGACTGGTTTTGGCCTGTTAAATGAAAGTGCTTTGGCTCAACGCCCAAACATGTCCCCCATGCTGTGGTCTGCCATGCTGATCTTCATGTGCAGCGTCGAGATGCTGGCCTTCGTCCCAGTTGGGCTTTACCTGAAGCTGTCCCACTTCGCCAGCCATCCGAGCGGGTTAGCAGGTACTCAGGCGCTGATAGTCTGTGGGTTAATTCAGGGGTTAGGGGCCACCCTTGCCGGTGCCTGGGCATGGTCAATCGCAACTCGGCGCCTACCTCTGGCTCTCAGCGGGCAATTGATCGCCAGTGAAACCCTTTATGCGACTGCACTGGGCCTGCTCATCAACCAACGCTGGCCCTCTCCTATGGAAGCGCTTGGGACAGGGTTGCTATTTGTAGGGGTGGTGTGGGCTATTCACGCCTTTTATCGCAGGCAAGCACGCCTCGAGACGCATGGTGGGATAACTGACCTTAGCTAA
- a CDS encoding TetR/AcrR family transcriptional regulator, with amino-acid sequence MDNTRERLIDSALKLFLSQGVHSTGVMAIAMLAGVTKMTLYSHFPSKDALIVACLDERDRRWRKEVARALAKHADPVSAMLAFFDLYQRYLLRDSGRGCLFVNSAAEFPEFSHPVHLAVSRHKQGIRESLAALAMSAGVRDPGVAAEGLFILLEGSFVSGAMGQDVRVFDTARHVAHCWIRKQGQEEQSV; translated from the coding sequence ATGGACAATACCCGTGAGCGCTTGATTGATTCAGCGCTGAAGCTGTTCCTTTCACAAGGCGTACACAGTACTGGTGTGATGGCCATCGCCATGTTGGCGGGTGTTACCAAGATGACGCTCTACAGTCATTTTCCCTCCAAGGATGCGCTGATAGTGGCTTGCCTTGATGAGCGTGACCGACGCTGGCGCAAAGAGGTAGCGCGCGCCTTGGCGAAGCACGCTGACCCGGTCAGTGCCATGCTCGCGTTTTTCGATTTGTATCAACGCTATCTTTTGCGAGATAGCGGGCGCGGGTGCCTGTTCGTCAACAGTGCGGCTGAATTCCCCGAGTTCAGCCACCCTGTGCATTTGGCAGTGAGCCGGCATAAGCAAGGGATACGCGAAAGTCTCGCCGCGTTGGCCATGAGCGCCGGTGTACGCGACCCTGGCGTCGCTGCTGAGGGATTGTTTATCTTGCTGGAGGGCAGTTTTGTCAGCGGTGCCATGGGCCAGGACGTGCGGGTGTTCGACACTGCCCGGCACGTAGCTCATTGCTGGATCCGGAAGCAGGGCCAGGAGGAGCAGAGCGTATGA
- a CDS encoding glycine betaine ABC transporter substrate-binding protein, producing the protein MLFDAHSGGISSLRKKIKENLYSLGDFQLVESSETAMRMQVSRAIRREKAILFLGWAPHPMNLDFKMTYLSGGDQVFGPNYGAATVYTVTTPDYAQRCPNAAKLISNMKFDVQMESELMMGILDKKDPLQLAKAWITRNPQWLDPWLDGLTTFDGKDAKAAAQQYFGL; encoded by the coding sequence ATGTTGTTCGATGCCCATAGCGGTGGCATTTCCTCGCTGAGAAAAAAGATCAAGGAAAACCTCTACAGCCTGGGTGACTTCCAGTTGGTAGAGTCCAGTGAGACGGCGATGCGCATGCAGGTTTCGCGGGCGATCAGGCGCGAGAAAGCGATCCTGTTCCTAGGCTGGGCTCCGCACCCGATGAACCTGGATTTCAAGATGACCTACCTTTCCGGAGGGGATCAGGTGTTCGGCCCCAATTATGGCGCCGCGACGGTCTATACCGTGACTACGCCCGACTATGCCCAGCGCTGCCCGAACGCAGCGAAGCTGATCAGCAACATGAAGTTTGACGTCCAGATGGAAAGTGAACTGATGATGGGCATTCTCGACAAGAAAGATCCGCTTCAACTGGCCAAGGCCTGGATCACTCGCAATCCGCAGTGGCTCGACCCGTGGCTGGATGGACTGACCACCTTTGACGGCAAGGATGCCAAGGCTGCCGCGCAGCAGTACTTCGGACTTTGA
- a CDS encoding helix-turn-helix domain-containing protein: MSTQYKHLSTEERVTIMVMLFQRQSLRAIAALLGRHPSTISREIKRPPCSLTMTPSKPPGGLNSFDMCFAVSGAYLQTQSCFKWSSKCSALAGHRNKLPADYAVSSPANPSDM, from the coding sequence ATGTCTACCCAATACAAACATTTGAGTACCGAGGAACGCGTCACCATTATGGTGATGCTATTTCAACGGCAGTCGCTGCGAGCTATTGCCGCTTTGCTTGGCCGTCACCCCAGCACCATTAGTCGTGAGATCAAGCGCCCCCCTTGCAGCCTTACTATGACGCCATCCAAGCCACCAGGAGGGCTCAACAGCTTCGACATGTGCTTCGCCGTCAGCGGCGCTTATCTCCAGACTCAGAGCTGTTTCAAGTGGTCGTCGAAATGCTCCGCATTGGCTGGTCACCGCAACAAATTGCCCGCAGACTATGCAGTATCTAGCCCGGCCAATCCGAGCGACATGTGA
- the mobH gene encoding MobH family relaxase yields MLSLFRHKRQKPPPPPTVSVAEGYLPIESAQSLLAAEHRRQLLDRIWQYTALSHAQFIQLYLNPIHRYAERVQQLPASETHHHAYLGGMLDHGLELVACSLKLRQSYLLPTGAAPEDQAAQTDAWSAGIAYGALLHDIGKIAVDLLVERQDGRVWHPWQGSLDQPYRFRYLKGRDYHLHGAAAGLLYTQILDRPILDWLSGFPSLWASLLYVLAGQYERAGVLGELVIQADRVSTTQNIGGNPSKALQAPIHSLQHHLISGLRHLVQHELKLNQPGAAGWLTHDALWLVSKAVTDKLRAYLLSQAIEGIPSSNIAVFDELQSHGLVESTPEGKAIWTALVAQGDWQQSFTFLRLQPALIWGSENRPAAFRGTVSVALDDNQSNASVSPPAPKAANTESRQSKSQPDAMALEDADYLGTLLDMFESGEPEASDAPSESALETSLPPSDNPGQAFLNWVKEGILSHKLIINDSKAKIHTVSGSVFLVTPGLFQRYAQEFPGISQGADQGIEEWRWVQKQFEKLKVHRKRNNGLNIWVCQVQGPRKKTTLKGYLIAEPISLLELIPPDNPFLALDEG; encoded by the coding sequence ATGCTCAGTCTGTTTCGCCACAAAAGGCAGAAGCCTCCTCCACCACCGACCGTGAGCGTCGCCGAAGGTTACCTGCCCATCGAGTCGGCCCAGAGCTTGTTAGCCGCGGAACACCGCCGCCAGCTGCTCGATCGCATCTGGCAGTACACCGCCCTCTCCCACGCGCAGTTCATCCAGCTCTATTTAAATCCGATCCATCGCTACGCCGAACGGGTCCAGCAACTCCCGGCCAGCGAGACGCACCACCATGCGTATCTCGGCGGCATGCTCGACCATGGTCTGGAGCTGGTCGCTTGCAGTTTAAAACTGCGTCAGTCGTACCTGCTTCCGACCGGTGCGGCGCCCGAAGACCAAGCCGCCCAGACCGATGCCTGGTCGGCTGGCATCGCCTATGGCGCCCTGCTGCATGACATCGGCAAGATCGCCGTGGACCTGCTGGTCGAACGCCAGGATGGCCGTGTTTGGCATCCTTGGCAGGGCTCCCTGGATCAGCCCTACCGTTTTCGTTACCTCAAGGGTCGGGATTACCATCTGCACGGCGCCGCCGCAGGTTTGCTCTACACCCAGATTCTCGACCGCCCGATCCTCGATTGGCTCAGTGGCTTTCCGTCGCTCTGGGCCAGCTTGCTGTATGTCTTGGCCGGTCAGTATGAACGTGCCGGCGTGCTCGGCGAGTTGGTTATTCAAGCCGACCGCGTCTCCACCACACAGAACATTGGCGGTAACCCAAGCAAGGCGCTGCAGGCCCCTATCCATTCGCTGCAACACCATTTGATCAGCGGACTGCGTCATCTGGTTCAACACGAGCTGAAACTCAACCAGCCAGGTGCCGCGGGCTGGCTGACACACGACGCCCTCTGGCTAGTCAGCAAGGCAGTCACGGACAAGCTACGAGCTTATTTGCTTTCACAAGCGATTGAAGGCATTCCCTCATCCAACATTGCCGTGTTCGACGAACTCCAATCGCATGGATTGGTTGAGTCGACACCGGAAGGCAAAGCCATCTGGACTGCGCTAGTGGCGCAGGGAGACTGGCAGCAGAGCTTTACCTTTCTGCGCCTTCAACCGGCGTTGATTTGGGGAAGCGAAAACCGCCCCGCCGCTTTCCGCGGAACGGTGAGCGTTGCACTCGATGACAATCAGTCCAACGCTTCGGTATCACCACCAGCCCCCAAGGCAGCCAATACAGAATCGCGTCAAAGCAAATCGCAGCCAGATGCCATGGCGCTGGAGGATGCCGACTACCTCGGCACGCTGCTGGACATGTTCGAGTCGGGGGAGCCTGAGGCCAGTGATGCACCGTCAGAAAGCGCTCTCGAAACCTCACTCCCTCCTTCGGATAACCCTGGCCAGGCGTTTCTGAATTGGGTCAAAGAAGGCATCCTGAGCCACAAGCTGATCATCAATGACAGCAAGGCCAAAATCCACACGGTGAGTGGCAGCGTATTTCTGGTCACGCCGGGACTTTTCCAACGCTACGCGCAGGAGTTTCCTGGTATCTCTCAAGGGGCCGATCAAGGGATTGAAGAATGGCGTTGGGTGCAGAAGCAGTTTGAGAAATTGAAGGTCCACAGAAAGCGAAACAACGGTCTGAATATCTGGGTATGCCAAGTGCAAGGTCCCAGGAAGAAAACGACCTTGAAGGGTTACTTGATTGCGGAGCCGATATCACTTTTAGAATTGATACCTCCAGATAACCCATTTCTCGCACTTGATGAGGGGTGA
- a CDS encoding ArdC family protein, whose protein sequence is MRDIYQDVTDKIVTALDQGVAPWIKPWSSSGSADVGHHQPFPINAITRRPYSGINLPLLWAEARSQGFTQDRWLTFNQAKKAGGHIRKGEHSALAVLYKPMEREEQTESGQPVLDENGQPKVAHFGILRTHFLFNIEQTEGLETFNETLLETDPTDPFLANSAAENLLLSSGAHIVHRSADEAFYHPIRDLIQLPTKAQFHDEGGYYATALHELTHWTGHHARLQREGVTSPCSFGSPSYAFEELIAEMGAAFLCAYTGIQGELRHEGYIDSWLSLLKADKRAIFRASGHARSASEYVLNLEQQLKQAVVDDSLCMNDGA, encoded by the coding sequence ATGCGCGATATCTACCAAGACGTGACTGACAAGATCGTTACCGCGTTGGACCAAGGCGTTGCCCCCTGGATCAAACCCTGGTCCTCAAGTGGCTCAGCTGACGTCGGTCACCATCAACCCTTCCCCATTAACGCCATCACGCGTCGCCCCTACTCGGGGATCAACTTACCGTTGCTCTGGGCCGAGGCGAGGTCGCAGGGATTCACTCAAGATCGTTGGCTGACCTTCAATCAAGCCAAAAAGGCCGGCGGGCACATCCGTAAGGGTGAGCACAGTGCCCTAGCGGTGCTCTACAAGCCGATGGAGCGCGAGGAACAGACCGAGTCAGGCCAACCGGTCCTCGATGAGAACGGTCAACCCAAGGTCGCTCACTTTGGCATTCTCAGGACGCATTTTCTGTTCAACATCGAGCAAACGGAGGGGCTAGAAACGTTCAACGAAACCTTGCTCGAGACGGACCCGACCGATCCCTTCCTGGCCAACAGTGCTGCGGAAAATCTGCTGTTAAGTTCAGGCGCACACATCGTTCATCGATCTGCCGACGAAGCCTTTTACCACCCGATCAGGGATCTCATCCAACTGCCGACAAAAGCGCAATTTCACGATGAAGGTGGGTACTACGCCACCGCACTTCACGAGCTGACACACTGGACCGGGCATCACGCTCGGTTGCAGCGCGAAGGCGTGACGTCACCCTGTTCGTTCGGCTCGCCAAGCTACGCGTTTGAGGAGTTGATCGCCGAAATGGGCGCTGCGTTCTTATGTGCCTACACCGGTATACAGGGAGAGCTGCGGCACGAGGGTTACATCGACTCCTGGCTCAGCCTGCTCAAGGCTGACAAACGCGCGATCTTCCGCGCCAGCGGTCACGCCCGCAGCGCCTCGGAGTATGTACTCAACTTGGAGCAGCAACTGAAGCAAGCCGTCGTGGATGACTCGCTGTGCATGAACGATGGAGCTTGA
- a CDS encoding DUF3742 family protein, with protein MPTQNPVKNSRAHRRAYACGMSVKRGYRKLKAFEYRLAERAVTAGMPAGKLVVRGSFLIAQLALLGAFLFVSFWLFVLMCTFVALAAIPVQDSDTPDIDDLDDPMHRTSWPERYDKWGSLK; from the coding sequence ATGCCGACTCAGAACCCTGTTAAGAATTCACGTGCCCACCGCCGGGCGTACGCCTGTGGCATGTCGGTAAAGCGTGGTTATCGCAAATTGAAAGCGTTTGAGTACCGCCTGGCTGAGCGTGCGGTGACGGCAGGTATGCCCGCAGGTAAATTAGTTGTTCGCGGGAGCTTTCTGATTGCCCAATTGGCGCTGCTCGGAGCATTTCTTTTTGTTAGCTTCTGGTTGTTTGTGCTGATGTGCACATTCGTCGCATTAGCAGCTATCCCAGTTCAAGATTCAGACACTCCAGATATTGATGATCTCGATGATCCAATGCATAGGACGTCTTGGCCTGAGCGGTACGATAAATGGGGTTCACTGAAGTAA
- a CDS encoding conjugal transfer protein TraG N-terminal domain-containing protein, translating into MLMSTNSYLEFYLSLLAWIINNGLWSVLSDTGLFAAPFGAIILQEWLSARQQGADEGNKGLFSVPRIENRLWLAYIVVLFGCAPVFPLSLASMAFDDAASQRCGFSVAKPAETAWGTTFNTIGERSASVPIWWFLVHALSKGVTAAATASIPCAPDIRQMRMEIDSSRIDSQVLLQEVADFTRDCYGYSRSRLFTNRPQLDKVQSHDASWIGSSYFLDTPGYYDTDRSHTPRVSWPYDESRDVSLPRLENGAGYPTCKQWWSDSGVGLRERLIQQVDPSLLTQLKGWLTGRSSNEIEDATLRELVSPRQQSMSMSPGQVYQDYGSSARGGSINQGLNNLATNTGLALGSFSNFPAMNALRAALPMVQAFLIMGVIISLPLILLVSTYQLKTVMTVTFALFTLHMLSFWWELARWVDSSMLDALYNQVSASNQVLLSLPTSGFMEGTVTAQVIEYVMGAMFIVLPMVFLAAMSWAGYSVGSGVEGMLSRGTQAAQTASSSGTSQLMSGARIISGKSGSK; encoded by the coding sequence ATGCTCATGAGCACCAACAGCTACCTGGAGTTTTACCTCTCTCTGCTGGCCTGGATCATCAACAACGGCCTCTGGAGTGTCCTGTCCGACACCGGGCTATTCGCCGCGCCCTTTGGCGCAATTATCTTGCAGGAATGGTTGTCGGCCCGTCAGCAAGGCGCGGATGAAGGCAACAAGGGACTGTTCTCGGTGCCGCGGATCGAGAACCGGTTGTGGCTGGCCTACATCGTCGTGCTATTTGGCTGCGCCCCCGTCTTTCCTTTGAGCCTCGCCTCAATGGCGTTCGATGATGCGGCGAGCCAGCGCTGCGGCTTTAGTGTGGCCAAGCCGGCGGAAACCGCCTGGGGGACCACCTTCAATACCATCGGCGAACGCTCCGCCAGTGTGCCGATCTGGTGGTTTCTGGTGCATGCCTTGAGCAAAGGGGTAACCGCGGCGGCCACCGCCTCCATTCCCTGCGCACCGGATATCCGGCAGATGCGCATGGAGATCGACAGTTCGCGCATCGACAGCCAGGTACTGCTGCAGGAAGTCGCCGACTTCACCCGCGACTGCTATGGCTATTCTCGCTCCCGGCTGTTTACCAACCGTCCCCAGTTGGACAAGGTACAAAGTCACGACGCGTCCTGGATCGGCTCAAGCTATTTTCTTGATACGCCTGGCTACTACGATACGGATCGCTCACACACACCGCGCGTCAGCTGGCCGTATGACGAAAGCCGAGATGTTTCCTTACCTCGGCTGGAGAATGGCGCAGGTTACCCCACCTGCAAGCAGTGGTGGAGTGATAGCGGTGTTGGGTTGCGCGAGCGTTTGATCCAGCAGGTCGATCCCTCGCTGCTGACTCAACTGAAAGGTTGGTTGACTGGTCGTTCGAGCAACGAGATCGAGGATGCCACCCTGCGTGAGCTGGTCAGCCCGCGTCAGCAATCGATGTCCATGTCGCCCGGACAGGTGTACCAGGACTATGGCTCCAGCGCTCGTGGCGGCTCTATCAATCAGGGGCTCAATAATCTGGCCACCAATACCGGGTTGGCACTGGGTTCCTTCAGCAACTTCCCGGCGATGAATGCACTGCGCGCCGCCTTACCGATGGTGCAAGCCTTCCTGATCATGGGCGTCATCATCAGTTTGCCGCTGATTCTGCTGGTCAGTACCTACCAGTTGAAGACCGTCATGACGGTGACGTTCGCGCTGTTCACCTTACACATGCTCAGCTTCTGGTGGGAACTCGCCCGCTGGGTCGACTCCAGCATGCTCGATGCCTTGTACAACCAGGTTTCGGCGTCCAATCAAGTGCTGTTATCGCTGCCCACATCCGGCTTCATGGAGGGGACAGTTACGGCGCAAGTAATTGAGTATGTGATGGGGGCGATGTTCATTGTGCTGCCGATGGTTTTTCTAGCCGCTATGAGCTGGGCTGGGTATAGCGTAGGTTCAGGTGTAGAAGGAATGCTCAGCCGGGGAACCCAGGCTGCGCAGACAGCGAGCTCTAGCGGGACCTCTCAGTTGATGAGCGGAGCAAGAATTATTTCAGGTAAATCGGGCTCAAAATAA
- a CDS encoding integrating conjugative element protein, with protein sequence MSRLCARSWLGVMSLLLCGLLAMATHAHAAEGDYRLGTQGEVLDDRVMYTIGGGSAVGSPSSLYRPSGLGVGGSWRANMMCGNMSLTNTLQNQLNGVTEGFQQIMGSIVQNATQAVMSLPALIIQRANPGLYELLSNGVMQGRIDFDRSKLTCQSMAEKMADNVGQAGWGALAKNQEMQSNLEQIGGDAVATVKNTESQNGNNGVSWVGGSKAGGNGQTPIRVTSDVVRAGYNLLHNRKVDDSTSISSSDCLGGAICQTWASPQEESEWAVRVLGESEVATCNSCETLRATAGSGLTPLIQEAYSERLKALQGLLSGSLSPTPDNLAKASSPILPVTRGVIEALRDDPDQDLLARRLASETALSSVLDKALLLLRTLLAGSHEPNIASAEPAQTALTKNIDALEREIRLLQTELQVRQMLATNTASLVLDRHAGGADASRTVEQGDPEPGRLNDADARRK encoded by the coding sequence ATGAGTCGGCTTTGCGCGCGATCATGGTTGGGCGTGATGAGCCTGTTGCTCTGTGGACTGCTCGCCATGGCCACTCATGCCCACGCCGCCGAGGGCGATTACCGCCTGGGTACTCAAGGCGAAGTACTCGACGACCGAGTCATGTACACCATTGGTGGCGGCTCGGCAGTCGGCTCACCGAGTTCGCTCTACCGCCCCAGTGGTCTCGGTGTCGGCGGGTCCTGGCGAGCGAACATGATGTGCGGAAACATGAGCCTCACCAACACCCTGCAAAACCAGCTGAACGGCGTCACTGAAGGTTTCCAGCAGATCATGGGCAGCATCGTGCAGAACGCGACCCAAGCCGTGATGTCGCTGCCAGCGTTGATCATTCAGCGCGCCAACCCCGGCCTCTATGAGTTGTTGAGCAACGGGGTGATGCAGGGACGTATCGACTTCGACCGCTCCAAGCTGACCTGCCAGTCCATGGCCGAAAAGATGGCGGACAACGTCGGTCAAGCCGGCTGGGGTGCGCTGGCCAAGAACCAGGAGATGCAGAGTAATCTGGAGCAAATCGGCGGTGACGCAGTGGCCACGGTGAAAAATACCGAGTCCCAAAACGGCAACAATGGGGTGTCCTGGGTCGGAGGTTCGAAGGCTGGTGGGAATGGGCAGACACCCATTCGGGTGACCTCCGACGTAGTGCGCGCGGGCTATAACTTGCTGCATAACCGGAAGGTGGATGACAGTACCTCGATCAGTAGCAGCGACTGTTTGGGTGGAGCCATTTGCCAGACATGGGCTTCGCCCCAGGAGGAATCCGAATGGGCCGTTCGGGTATTGGGCGAGAGCGAAGTCGCGACCTGCAACAGCTGCGAAACTTTGCGCGCTACCGCCGGCAGCGGGCTGACGCCGCTGATCCAGGAGGCCTATAGCGAACGCCTCAAGGCCCTGCAAGGGCTGCTGTCCGGTTCACTGTCGCCTACCCCTGACAATCTGGCTAAAGCCTCAAGCCCAATACTTCCAGTGACCCGTGGCGTGATCGAAGCCTTGCGCGACGATCCCGACCAGGATCTGCTGGCGCGACGCCTGGCCAGCGAGACGGCCCTGTCCAGCGTACTCGATAAGGCGCTCCTGCTACTGCGCACTCTGCTGGCAGGCAGTCACGAACCGAACATCGCTTCAGCCGAGCCGGCCCAGACAGCCTTGACGAAAAATATCGACGCCCTGGAGCGCGAAATACGTCTGCTACAAACCGAGCTGCAGGTCCGGCAGATGCTCGCAACCAATACCGCCAGCCTGGTGCTCGATCGACATGCGGGTGGTGCCGATGCTTCGCGTACCGTCGAGCAAGGCGACCCTGAGCCGGGCCGACTCAATGATGCTGACGCTAGGCGCAAGTGA
- a CDS encoding TIGR03756 family integrating conjugative element protein, with translation MPVLCPSIAPQKLRPLALSILLTCGPSVALDTGSITSSVLSPNCLAYRVVGICFWLLCTPFGCTVKTSIKVRHFIPELVVSSYAITGNNPWTEMATLSSPVSGAEGGGNLITPNTRRDNLPRFKNVDGIGHPGGWAATQLASQSGYACVSGATAFMPYYLSTLDSLAWRHGIPESFYPESLMLGIREIGRQASGNMWGSVYPRQGFLVQPDDFKAAAVMAQRAGDVITRNGQPHVYLPLTPAKRDGYWPPGPIVENDASTHKWQLLSPQIQPTCGIFPSDPVQSADDGYAWSLWRPYSCCKREGQTFLFSIDFEGGAS, from the coding sequence ATGCCTGTCCTATGCCCGTCAATTGCGCCCCAGAAGCTACGACCTTTGGCGCTAAGTATCCTGCTGACGTGCGGGCCAAGCGTGGCGCTGGATACCGGCAGTATCACGTCCTCCGTACTCTCGCCAAATTGCCTCGCCTACAGGGTCGTCGGCATTTGTTTCTGGCTCCTCTGCACGCCCTTCGGCTGCACAGTCAAAACCTCGATCAAGGTTCGTCATTTCATTCCTGAACTCGTGGTTTCGAGCTACGCCATCACCGGCAATAACCCCTGGACCGAGATGGCCACGCTCTCCAGCCCGGTCAGCGGTGCGGAAGGTGGTGGCAACCTGATCACGCCGAACACCCGCCGCGACAACCTGCCCCGTTTCAAGAACGTCGACGGTATTGGCCACCCCGGTGGCTGGGCCGCCACGCAACTAGCCTCGCAATCCGGTTACGCTTGCGTCAGCGGCGCTACTGCGTTCATGCCCTACTACCTGAGCACCCTGGACTCACTGGCCTGGCGCCATGGCATCCCGGAAAGTTTCTACCCCGAGTCGCTCATGCTGGGGATCCGTGAAATCGGTCGTCAAGCTTCGGGAAACATGTGGGGCAGCGTCTATCCCCGGCAGGGCTTTCTGGTACAGCCTGACGACTTCAAAGCCGCCGCGGTCATGGCGCAACGGGCTGGCGATGTCATCACCCGTAACGGACAACCACATGTGTACTTACCGCTCACGCCCGCCAAACGCGACGGCTACTGGCCACCTGGCCCGATCGTTGAAAACGACGCTTCAACCCACAAGTGGCAATTGCTTTCCCCTCAGATTCAGCCGACGTGCGGCATCTTCCCCAGCGATCCGGTCCAGAGTGCGGATGACGGCTACGCCTGGTCGCTGTGGCGTCCCTATAGCTGCTGCAAACGTGAGGGGCAGACCTTTCTGTTCAGTATCGACTTCGAAGGCGGTGCATCATGA
- a CDS encoding helix-turn-helix domain-containing protein produces the protein MTQDYEQLRLQLAENIRWMRRIKNLTQEQLALMAEVDRTYVSQIERCTGNPSLMVLCKLANILEVTTDQLLTEPDALRRALTIE, from the coding sequence ATGACTCAAGACTACGAACAGCTTCGTCTGCAGCTGGCGGAAAACATCCGCTGGATGCGACGCATAAAGAACCTTACCCAAGAGCAGTTGGCGCTCATGGCCGAAGTCGATCGTACCTACGTCAGTCAAATCGAACGATGCACCGGCAATCCGTCGCTGATGGTCCTGTGCAAGCTCGCCAATATCCTCGAGGTTACGACGGATCAGCTACTCACCGAGCCAGACGCCCTTCGCCGTGCGCTGACCATCGAATAG